A genome region from Populus alba chromosome 5, ASM523922v2, whole genome shotgun sequence includes the following:
- the LOC118057868 gene encoding uncharacterized protein, translating into MASACVNNMGMSPENFPPKTYQSYGWLSPRISFSREEDSNNTTTSKTTSAKSSSSSSAAAAAAASSAPLTPPHPQQLDPPETTDSVDFEFRLDNSFTMLPADELFSDGKLMPLQINTGNGKPSLPPSTSTSVNELTEAVRLPEPGREPVKSCRRLEMEISGTDPYLFSPKAPRCSSRWKELLGLKKLHQNPKPETQKPSTRTALFSSSSSNPKSLKHILHRNSKTCNCNTSSSSSSFSYTLLDHSSSLPLLRDLDCESLSISSSRLSLSSSSSSHEHEDLPRLSLDSDKPSTNLNLMQNPGPNPFILNRNQNQNPPRMRMVKPLSENGNNNSGTSSTARLGRSPMRRAAGESSEVSISSGVSVDSPRMNSSGKIVFQSLERSSSSPSSFNGGPRFKHRGMERSYSANVRVTPVLNVPVCSLRGSSRSGFGFGQLFSSSPQKRDGFSKGYQQQQNITSSSSKYRSERG; encoded by the coding sequence ATGGCCTCAGCTTGTGTTAACAACATGGGCATGTCCCCTGAAAATTTCCCACCCAAAACTTACCAATCTTATGGCTGGTTAAGCCCGAGAATCTCTTTTAGCCGTGAAGAGGATAGTAATAACACAACCACCTCTAAAACTACCTCCGccaaatcatcatcatcatcatcagcagctgcagctgctgcaGCCTCCTCAGCTCCTCTAACCCCACCTCATCCACAGCAACTAGATCCACCGGAGACCACGGACTCTGTCGACTTTGAGTTCCGATTAGACAACTCCTTCACCATGCTCCCTGCAGATGAGCTGTTTTCTGATGGGAAATTAATGCCATTACAAATCAATACTGGTAACGGCAAACCATCCTTGCCACCATCTACTTCTACCTCGGTCAACGAGTTGACCGAGGCGGTAAGGCTGCCGGAGCCCGGGAGGGAGCCGGTGAAGTCTTGCCGGAGATTGGAGATGGAGATTTCCGGGACCGATCCATACTTGTTTTCCCCCAAAGCTCCCAGATGTTCGAGCCGGTGGAAGGAGCTTCTGGGGTTAAAGAAATTACACCAAAACCCTAAGCCTGAAACTCAAAAACCATCAACCAGGACGGCATTGTTTTCTTCGTCCTCGTCGAATCCCAAGTCCCTTAAACATATCTTGCACAGGAACTCAAAAACCTGCAATTGCAACACATCGTCCTCAAGCTCCTCCTTCTCCTACACCTTATTAGATCATTCATCGAGTCTCCCACTGCTAAGAGATTTGGATTGCGAATCGctctccatttcttcttctcgCTTATCGctgtcatcttcatcttcatcccACGAGCACGAAGATCTCCCAAGATTGTCCCTCGACTCTGATAAACCAAGCACCAACCTCAACTTAATGCAAAACCCGGGTCCGAATCCATTCATTCTCAACcgaaatcaaaaccaaaacccaCCAAGAATGAGAATGGTGAAGCCATTGTCAGAGAATGGAAACAACAATAGCGGCACCTCTTCAACCGCAAGGTTAGGGAGGAGCCCAATGCGGAGGGCAGCGGGGGAGTCGAGTGAGGTTTCAATAAGTAGTGGGGTTTCAGTGGATAGCCCAAGAATGAATTCATCAGGGAAAATAGTATTTCAAAGCTTGGAAAGAAGTTCAAGTAGTCCAAGTAGTTTTAATGGAGGGCCAAGATTTAAACATAGAGGAATGGAGAGATCTTATTCTGCTAATGTTAGAGTGACTCCAGTTCTTAACGTTCCTGTTTGTTCCCTTAGAGGGAGTTCAAGGTCAGGTTTTGGGTTCGGTcagttgttttcttcttcaccGCAAAAAAGAGATGGCTTTAGCAAAGGGTATCAGCAGCAGCAGAATAttaccagcagcagcagcaagtaCAGGTCTGAGAGAGGTTaa